One window of Alkaliphilus metalliredigens QYMF genomic DNA carries:
- the truA gene encoding tRNA pseudouridine(38-40) synthase TruA, which yields MRNIMIEIEYDGTNYSGWQIQQNAPSIQEEIAKALKKVTGEEITTHGSGRTDAGVHAQGQVASFQLHSKIPAERISFALNGKLPRDITILEAKEMPEDFHARYSAIGKRYGYCIMNNTHGSALLRNYCYHVPYKLDLQKMKQASETLLGTHDFKGFMASGSQVKSTVRRIDEINFDTQGSQIWITMQGNGFLYKMVRIIVGSLVGIGTGKIKEEALQNILETQNRRVAVKTAPAQGLYLQKVFYPLTHQGHCIII from the coding sequence ATGAGAAATATAATGATTGAAATCGAATATGATGGGACAAATTATAGTGGATGGCAGATTCAACAGAATGCACCTAGTATTCAAGAGGAAATAGCCAAGGCACTAAAAAAAGTTACTGGTGAGGAGATCACTACCCATGGGTCTGGAAGAACCGATGCAGGGGTTCATGCCCAAGGTCAAGTGGCCAGCTTTCAACTACACTCTAAGATTCCTGCTGAGCGGATCTCCTTTGCTTTAAATGGTAAATTGCCAAGGGACATTACAATTTTGGAGGCCAAGGAAATGCCAGAAGACTTTCACGCTCGATATAGCGCCATTGGGAAGCGATATGGGTATTGCATTATGAATAATACCCATGGGAGCGCTTTATTACGAAACTATTGCTATCATGTTCCCTATAAACTGGATCTACAAAAAATGAAGCAGGCATCTGAAACGTTGTTAGGAACCCATGACTTTAAAGGATTCATGGCCAGTGGCAGTCAGGTGAAGTCCACAGTAAGAAGGATTGATGAAATTAACTTTGACACCCAAGGTAGCCAAATTTGGATTACCATGCAAGGAAATGGCTTTTTATATAAAATGGTTCGGATTATTGTTGGATCATTAGTGGGAATCGGAACAGGTAAAATAAAGGAAGAAGCTTTACAAAATATACTAGAAACACAAAATCGAAGAGTTGCAGTGAAAACAGCACCGGCACAAGGATTATATTTACAAAAGGTGTTTTACCCCTTGACACACCAGGGACATTGTATTATAATTTGA
- the rplM gene encoding 50S ribosomal protein L13, translating into MKSYMAKTNEVERKWFIVDAEGKTLGRLSSEIAKILTGKNKPEYTPHVDTGDFVIVVNAEKVVLTGKKLDQESYTYHTGHPGGLKQISFRRMLAEKPELLTYHAVKGMIPKTRLGRQMLKKLKVYAGENHDHEAQQPQALEL; encoded by the coding sequence ATGAAGTCATACATGGCGAAAACAAATGAAGTAGAAAGAAAATGGTTTATAGTCGATGCTGAAGGAAAGACATTAGGTAGACTTTCTTCAGAAATCGCTAAAATCCTAACTGGAAAGAACAAGCCTGAATATACACCTCATGTAGACACTGGTGATTTTGTAATTGTTGTAAATGCTGAAAAAGTAGTACTAACAGGTAAGAAATTAGATCAAGAATCTTATACTTATCATACAGGTCATCCAGGTGGGTTAAAGCAAATTTCTTTTAGAAGAATGCTTGCTGAAAAACCAGAATTATTAACTTACCATGCTGTAAAAGGGATGATTCCTAAGACAAGATTAGGAAGACAAATGCTTAAGAAGCTAAAGGTTTACGCAGGAGAGAATCACGATCACGAAGCACAGCAACCACAAGCTTTAGAATTATAA
- the rpsI gene encoding 30S ribosomal protein S9, whose protein sequence is MARVTYYGTGRRKNAIARVRLVPGEGNITINKRNIEEYFNYETLRRDVRLPLELTETLSQFDVLATVNGGGYTGQAGALRHGIARALLKADDELRPALKKAGYLTRDSRMKERKKYGLKGARRAPQFSKR, encoded by the coding sequence ATGGCAAGAGTAACTTACTACGGAACTGGAAGACGAAAAAACGCAATTGCTAGAGTCAGACTAGTTCCAGGTGAAGGAAATATTACAATCAATAAAAGAAATATTGAAGAATACTTCAATTATGAAACTTTAAGAAGAGATGTAAGACTTCCCTTAGAACTAACAGAGACTTTAAGTCAATTTGATGTGCTTGCAACAGTTAATGGTGGAGGATACACCGGACAAGCTGGTGCATTAAGACATGGTATCGCTAGAGCACTACTTAAAGCTGATGATGAATTAAGACCAGCTTTAAAGAAGGCCGGATACTTGACAAGAGATTCAAGAATGAAGGAAAGAAAGAAATATGGACTTAAGGGTGCAAGAAGAGCTCCTCAGTTCTCAAAGAGATAA
- a CDS encoding energy-coupling factor transporter transmembrane component T family protein, whose protein sequence is MLKDITIGQHYPTGSFIHKLDPRTKILITFALIVGLFIIDKFIAYTFIVAFVASAIVISKIPIKYMLKGLKPLRVIILITFIINIFMTRGEPIIMLGPLVATSEGLHQALFMALRLVLLVMGTSLLTLTTSPIALTDGIEHLLNPFKRIGLPAHELAMMMTIALRFIPTLLEETDKIMKAQMARGADFESGNIIKRAKSLVPLLVPLFISAFRRADELAMAMEARCYRGGESRTRMKQLKMDKGDVLGFVTTGLLLLTLIYTRMI, encoded by the coding sequence ATGCTTAAAGATATTACAATTGGACAACATTATCCAACGGGATCTTTTATTCATAAGCTTGACCCTAGAACCAAAATACTCATTACCTTTGCCTTAATTGTAGGGCTCTTTATTATTGATAAATTTATAGCCTATACATTTATCGTTGCCTTTGTTGCCAGTGCTATTGTCATTTCTAAAATTCCCATAAAATATATGCTTAAGGGATTGAAACCCTTGAGGGTGATCATTTTGATTACCTTTATTATCAATATTTTCATGACTAGAGGAGAGCCAATCATCATGCTAGGACCATTGGTAGCCACTAGTGAGGGACTTCATCAGGCACTGTTTATGGCCTTGAGATTAGTTTTACTGGTCATGGGAACATCGCTATTAACCTTAACAACATCGCCCATTGCATTGACCGATGGGATTGAGCATCTATTAAATCCCTTTAAAAGAATTGGTTTACCTGCTCATGAATTAGCCATGATGATGACAATCGCACTGCGATTTATTCCTACTCTATTAGAAGAAACGGATAAGATCATGAAGGCACAGATGGCCAGGGGCGCTGATTTTGAGAGTGGCAATATTATCAAGCGGGCTAAAAGCCTAGTACCTTTACTGGTACCATTGTTTATTAGTGCCTTTAGAAGAGCAGACGAATTGGCTATGGCCATGGAAGCAAGATGCTATCGTGGAGGCGAAAGTCGTACGCGAATGAAGCAATTAAAGATGGACAAAGGAGATGTACTAGGCTTTGTCACAACAGGATTATTACTATTAACATTAATTTATACGCGAATGATATAG